TTTGTTGAAataagataatatttttttaaataataataataatataagttATTACTGTCatgatcaaaaattttgggaGGTTTTTTCTAGGGATACAAATCAACCGAGTTTGTTCGATATGAACCTTTTTTCGAGTAAacataaattattttgttcgatTATATACGAGCCGTTTATGAgctttaatatttattaattattaataaaatatagttatatattaaataaatatatttcaaatcttTAAAGTATTTAATTTCGAACAACacttcgaatagctcacgaaCCAGTAAAAATATTTGGTTAGTTAACAAGTAAGCCGGTAAATGATGCAATTAATAATAGTAGGAGGAGATCATGCAATTAACATTGCATATTGTTAGGAGGGAAAAGtggtttaattaataatattagaGGGTCAAAAGTGTAGTACACGTAATTGGAGGGACCACATTGATTATTTAGCGCTATTTTCTAACGTCCAACTGACTAAAACCCCTCCATTTTGCAAGACAATTACTTAACTGACCCCGACCTCTACCCTAAACGACGTTTAACTAAGCCGAGACCCGAGGCTAGATTCGTAAATCTAGCAGAATTGCCATTCTGTTACAAACAAGAAAAATATACGTACGCAATCTTCAGAATCCCATGAAACCTTCTAACAACCTCCGAAACCATAATTTCCAGCTCCCACACGAATCTTCAGCTCCACGTCGCCGGGAAACCAGACTCATCTCACCGGAAAATGGGATCTCTTCGGAACCCGTAAAAATATTCCCAATGAGTGAAGAAAATGGTCTGTCTGAAACTGAAACATCCACTGAAAGCCCGAGACTATTGCAAGCAATCGGGTCGATCTCTTCCTTAATTGCGCTCTCACATTCAACCAAAGTCTTTGCTTCAAAATGGATGTCCATAAGAAACAGGATGGAAGAGCTTTTATCCATCCTCGTTACCATCGAGAATTGTGAATCAAATGATAACTTTTCACTCTGTATCACCCTGGAGTCGATTTTAGCCACAAGTAATGAATGCGATGGTCTTTTAAAGCGTTGTCTGGAACTTTCATACTATGGGAAGCTTTACATGCAAAGCGATCTTGATATTGTATCTGGGAAGTTGGATAACCATGTGAAGACTCTTTCTGATATACATGCTCTGGGATTGGTGACGCAGAGCTATGCTATTGTAGTACCGAAGCCTGGGCCTTCGGCTTCGAAAGAGGACATAAGGTTTTATGTCCAGAATTTATTATCTATGCTAAAGATCGGAAGCACTGTTATGAAGAAACAGGCCCTTGTTGAATTCAACGAAGCCATTCTAGAAGATGAGAGATATGTAAAGATTGCGGTGGAACTTGAGAGTTTTGTCAATTTTTTGGTGCATTTTCTTGATTCGCAAGAGAGTGAAATTCGAGAGGCGGCAGCAAAGGCGGTGCGCTTGATTGCGGGGTTTCAGTCCTACAAAAGTGTGTTGATTGATGCAGGGGTAATTGCTCCATTGATTAGAGTTCTGGAGTCCGGAAATGAACCGAGTCAAGAATTTGCAGCAAGGTGTTTGATAAAGGTCACGGAGAATTCCGATAATGCGTGGTCTGTTTCTGCTCATGGTGGGGTGACAGCCCTGTTGAAACTCTGTGGCAAGAATGGTGAAAATGGGGGAGAATTGGCAAATTTGGCTTGTGGGGTGTTGAAAAATCTTATTGGAATTGAGGAGATCAAGAGGTTTATGGTTGAGGAAGGGGCAATTTCTTTGTTCCTTAAGCTTGTAAGGTCGAAAGATGAAATTTTGCAGATAGCTTCACTTGATTTCTTGCAAAATATGGCTTACTCAGATGCATCAATCCGACAAATGATCGTTAAAGAAGACGGAATCCGCATATTAGTGCGTATTTTGGATCCCAAATCCTCATTTTCGACCAAGACACGAGAGATGGCACTCAAAGGAATCATGAATTTATGCTTTGGATCAGATACTTCTTTATATGTGTTGATGAATTCTGGTTTTACAGATCACGTGCTTTACTTTCTCCGATTTGGGGAGATTTCCGTTCGAGAATTGGCCCTAAAGGCATCGTTTTGGTTATGTGAGACGTCTGAGGATGCCAAGAAAGTGATGGGAGATGCAGGATTTATGCCTGTCCTCGTTAGCTTCCTCGAATCAAAATCGTTCCAAATCCGCAAAATTGCAGCAGAGACACTATCTAACATGGTGGTTGTACCCAAAAACAGAAAAAGATTTGTGCAGAATGATCAAAATGTTGGCATATTGATGCAGCTACTCGGCCCAGAGGACGTTAATTCTGGTAGCAAACAGCCATTGCTTTCAATATTGATGTCGTTAACCGGTAGCAACATTGCAAGAAAAAAGATTTCAAGTTCATGTTACTTAAAGAACATCGAAAAGCTTGCAGAAGCTGAGGTCTCAgatgccaaaaagctcgtaagAAAGTTGAGTTCCACTAAATTCCGCAGCATCTTGGGCGGATTCTGGCATTCTTGAACATAACACAATACTcccattttattttatctacCACGTGATTAAAAtgtaaccaaaaaaaaaaattattgaataaaACTATAATGTAGTCATATATTATCTATCGCTGTGATAATTCTTTCATCGAACAAAATTTCATGCACAAGTCTTTTACCAATACCAAATGCATTTTGTTGGTTTCCTCGACTGTACAGTTTAGAATTAATTTACGCAGGCTGTATTTATCAAGTTATCTTGGTTTAAGAGAGAAGGGTGGATTTGGATGTGAAATTTATTGCATGTTAATGTGGCAATTGCACATGGAGAAGATCCTGAAATGGAGATGGGCATGTGGGTGGTAGCCATCGTTGCATTGTATACCTTCCAATACATGAAAACCAGAGTGAGATTGTTTGTGGTGTAGTGACATAAACATCTCTCAACGAGAGTGAGATTGTTTGTGGTGTAGTGACATAAACATCTCTCAACGAGAGTGAGATTTTAGTTTGATTTCAAATCATAGTAAAAAAAATCGCTCGCTCCTACATTATTACATGTACAACATCGTATCGGTATATCCAACGatgcaaaattttaaattgactCTAAGGGTTATCCGAGTTGAAAAAATAAGTGAATGTTAAATCAATGATTAAGAATTCGATTATTCATATCAACTCTAACATCGGACAATGCTTGTCCAATATAATTTACGTTACTAACTTAGTGTGACatgaattgaattgaattgAATTTTTGTACGACTTTGTTGAGAAATCAATATCGTTGTGACTTTTTGTGTgagaaatttaatattttttgtttccCCTCCTAC
The sequence above is a segment of the Primulina tabacum isolate GXHZ01 chromosome 6, ASM2559414v2, whole genome shotgun sequence genome. Coding sequences within it:
- the LOC142548957 gene encoding uncharacterized protein LOC142548957, with the protein product MKPSNNLRNHNFQLPHESSAPRRRETRLISPENGISSEPVKIFPMSEENGLSETETSTESPRLLQAIGSISSLIALSHSTKVFASKWMSIRNRMEELLSILVTIENCESNDNFSLCITLESILATSNECDGLLKRCLELSYYGKLYMQSDLDIVSGKLDNHVKTLSDIHALGLVTQSYAIVVPKPGPSASKEDIRFYVQNLLSMLKIGSTVMKKQALVEFNEAILEDERYVKIAVELESFVNFLVHFLDSQESEIREAAAKAVRLIAGFQSYKSVLIDAGVIAPLIRVLESGNEPSQEFAARCLIKVTENSDNAWSVSAHGGVTALLKLCGKNGENGGELANLACGVLKNLIGIEEIKRFMVEEGAISLFLKLVRSKDEILQIASLDFLQNMAYSDASIRQMIVKEDGIRILVRILDPKSSFSTKTREMALKGIMNLCFGSDTSLYVLMNSGFTDHVLYFLRFGEISVRELALKASFWLCETSEDAKKVMGDAGFMPVLVSFLESKSFQIRKIAAETLSNMVVVPKNRKRFVQNDQNVGILMQLLGPEDVNSGSKQPLLSILMSLTGSNIARKKISSSCYLKNIEKLAEAEVSDAKKLVRKLSSTKFRSILGGFWHS